One region of uncultured Methanolobus sp. genomic DNA includes:
- a CDS encoding GTP-binding protein, whose amino-acid sequence MKVSIIGGATGSGKTTLILKLAKYLNSRGEKIGVIVQETGEVDYDEKTLTELGIKTREVNSVCIPCSLDTDIRSNLLTIQEEFNPDTVFIEAEETVLPHKLKGDLERMKLADVELLPSVVLVDSPEFETEDDQLTEYVRKQTAGAEIVCMGKIWKDNREHMNAVRKLIEKLNPEAKLVVYPEIDDEDLPAELLG is encoded by the coding sequence ATGAAAGTCAGTATAATAGGTGGAGCTACAGGCAGTGGTAAAACCACGCTCATTTTGAAGCTTGCAAAATATCTAAATTCAAGAGGAGAGAAGATCGGAGTCATAGTTCAGGAGACAGGTGAAGTGGATTATGACGAGAAAACGCTTACTGAACTTGGGATTAAGACAAGGGAAGTTAACAGCGTGTGTATTCCGTGTTCTCTTGATACCGACATAAGAAGCAATCTTCTGACAATACAGGAAGAGTTCAACCCGGACACTGTTTTCATTGAAGCTGAGGAAACAGTGTTGCCTCACAAACTGAAGGGTGACCTTGAAAGAATGAAACTTGCTGATGTGGAACTTCTACCCTCTGTTGTACTTGTTGATTCACCTGAATTTGAAACAGAGGATGATCAGCTCACTGAATATGTCAGGAAACAAACAGCAGGTGCAGAGATAGTCTGCATGGGTAAAATCTGGAAAGATAATCGGGAGCACATGAATGCTGTCAGAAAGCTTATCGAAAAACTCAACCCTGAAGCAAAGTTAGTGGTTTATCCTGAAATCGATGATGAAGATTTACCGGCTGAATTGCTGGGATGA
- a CDS encoding O-acetylhomoserine aminocarboxypropyltransferase/cysteine synthase family protein, with translation MNEKNYGPNTLALHAGQGPDPVTGSRAVPIYQTASYTFRDSEHAANLFGLKESGNIYTRLMNPTTDVLEKRVAAIEGGTGALAVSSGMSAITLATLGVTGPGDEIVAADNLYGGTYQLFNNTFRGLARKVAFVDSTKPEEFRKAITGKTKAIYTEIIGNPKLDVPNLEEISKIAHEAGIPLIVDNTVGIGIVKPIDLGADIVVLSATKFLGGHGTTIGGIIVDSGKFNWDNGKFSGLTEPDPGYHGLKYWESFGDVPELGNIAFITKMRVHLLRDLGPALSPFNSFLLLQGLETLPLRVERHSSNALKVAEFLNKHPAVEWVNYPGLEGHPSHELATRYLKGKYGAILGFGIKGGLEAGKKFIDSVELLSHLANIGDAKTLVIHPASTTHQQLTDDEKLATGVTDDFIRMSVGLEDVEDLIADIDQALKISQEI, from the coding sequence ATGAATGAAAAGAACTACGGACCAAATACCCTGGCTTTACACGCAGGCCAGGGACCTGACCCTGTAACCGGGTCGCGTGCGGTGCCGATCTACCAGACAGCATCGTACACTTTCAGGGACTCAGAACATGCAGCCAACCTTTTTGGACTGAAGGAATCCGGTAACATCTATACCAGGCTCATGAACCCTACCACTGATGTGCTTGAAAAGAGAGTTGCTGCCATAGAAGGTGGCACTGGTGCACTTGCAGTTTCCTCTGGAATGTCCGCTATCACTCTTGCAACACTTGGCGTGACCGGTCCGGGAGATGAGATTGTTGCAGCCGATAATCTCTACGGAGGAACTTATCAGTTATTCAATAACACATTCAGGGGTCTTGCAAGAAAAGTGGCCTTTGTTGACTCTACAAAACCTGAAGAATTCAGAAAAGCCATTACAGGAAAAACAAAGGCTATCTACACAGAAATAATCGGAAACCCAAAACTTGATGTGCCAAATCTTGAGGAAATATCAAAGATAGCACATGAAGCTGGAATTCCACTTATAGTTGACAACACCGTGGGAATTGGAATAGTCAAACCAATTGACCTTGGAGCTGATATTGTTGTTCTCTCTGCAACCAAGTTCCTTGGCGGACACGGAACAACAATAGGCGGAATAATTGTTGATTCCGGTAAATTCAACTGGGATAACGGGAAGTTCTCCGGACTTACAGAACCTGACCCTGGTTATCACGGACTCAAATACTGGGAATCATTCGGGGATGTTCCCGAACTTGGCAACATTGCATTTATAACCAAGATGAGAGTTCACCTGCTGCGTGATCTTGGACCGGCACTAAGCCCTTTCAATTCATTCCTGTTGCTACAGGGACTTGAGACACTTCCACTCAGAGTGGAAAGACACAGTAGCAATGCACTCAAGGTAGCAGAGTTCCTGAACAAACACCCTGCTGTTGAGTGGGTGAACTACCCGGGACTTGAAGGTCACCCAAGCCATGAACTTGCAACAAGATACCTGAAAGGAAAATACGGTGCAATTCTTGGATTTGGGATAAAAGGTGGTCTTGAAGCAGGAAAGAAGTTCATTGACAGCGTGGAACTGCTCTCGCATCTTGCCAACATAGGTGATGCAAAGACACTTGTTATACACCCTGCATCTACAACTCACCAGCAATTGACCGACGATGAGAAGCTGGCAACCGGAGTAACGGATGATTTCATCCGCATGTCCGTTGGACTTGAAGATGTGGAAGACCTGATAGCTGATATTGACCAGGCACTCAAAATATCCCAGGAAATATGA
- a CDS encoding homoserine O-acetyltransferase, which translates to MKKESVGIVETKVFNLPDELLLDSGTKLKEVKVAYETYGKLNSEKSNAILICHALTGDSHAAGLHSGESKAGWWDSLIGPGKTIDTNRYFVVCSNVLGGCKGSTGPSCINPETGKEYGTSLPFITIKDMVKAQKELVDYLGIKKLFAVIGGSMGGTQVLQWSVTYPDSLSKAIVIASTARSSPQQIAFSEVGRMAILSDPDWNNGNYYSGSPPIHGLALARMIGHITYLSDAAMHHKFGRRLQDKQNLDYNLDFDFQVESYLHYQGQSFTKRFDANSYLYITKALDYFDLAVNGSLIEGMKNASAKFLIVAVSSDWLYPPYQSREVVSALSANEIDVTYREIESSYGHDAFLLESGQLGYIIGNFLSHTLVSDVMKKEIKTIKNGLSIEETAQVMFENGITHLPVVDDENELIGIITSWDISKAVALKCSSLEKIMVRDVITAKGDEDIESAAKKMEQNFISALPVVDENNRITGIIGSDEINRMIGGCQ; encoded by the coding sequence ATGAAGAAAGAATCAGTAGGTATAGTGGAGACAAAGGTCTTCAATCTGCCAGACGAACTGCTTCTGGATAGTGGTACAAAACTGAAAGAGGTAAAAGTAGCTTATGAGACCTATGGGAAATTAAATTCTGAAAAAAGCAATGCAATTCTCATCTGCCACGCACTCACAGGTGATTCACATGCAGCAGGTCTTCACAGCGGAGAGAGTAAAGCCGGCTGGTGGGATAGTTTAATCGGTCCTGGAAAGACCATTGATACTAACAGGTATTTTGTGGTCTGTTCCAATGTACTGGGAGGATGCAAAGGTTCAACCGGGCCTTCCTGCATTAATCCTGAAACCGGGAAGGAATACGGGACTTCTTTGCCTTTCATAACCATAAAAGATATGGTGAAAGCTCAGAAAGAACTTGTTGACTATCTTGGAATTAAAAAACTCTTTGCCGTCATCGGAGGTTCCATGGGAGGAACACAGGTCCTCCAGTGGTCTGTGACATATCCGGACAGCTTAAGCAAGGCTATTGTCATTGCAAGTACAGCCAGATCATCACCTCAGCAGATCGCATTCAGCGAGGTTGGCAGAATGGCGATACTCTCTGACCCGGACTGGAACAATGGAAATTATTATTCCGGTTCTCCACCAATTCACGGGCTTGCACTGGCCAGGATGATTGGACACATAACCTATCTGAGCGATGCAGCAATGCACCATAAGTTTGGAAGACGACTTCAGGATAAGCAGAATCTGGATTACAACCTTGATTTTGATTTTCAGGTAGAAAGTTATCTGCATTACCAGGGGCAGTCCTTCACAAAGAGATTTGATGCAAACTCCTATCTATACATTACAAAGGCACTGGACTACTTTGACCTCGCGGTAAATGGCTCTCTGATAGAAGGAATGAAAAATGCAAGTGCGAAGTTTCTGATCGTTGCTGTGAGTTCTGACTGGCTTTATCCACCTTACCAGTCAAGAGAAGTAGTCTCCGCATTAAGCGCTAATGAGATTGATGTAACTTATAGAGAAATCGAATCCAGTTACGGACATGATGCTTTCCTGCTGGAATCGGGACAACTGGGATATATTATCGGCAACTTCCTTTCCCATACACTTGTTTCCGATGTTATGAAAAAAGAGATAAAGACAATCAAAAATGGACTAAGCATTGAGGAAACAGCACAGGTAATGTTTGAGAATGGAATCACACACCTGCCAGTAGTGGATGATGAAAACGAGCTTATCGGGATAATAACCTCATGGGACATATCAAAGGCGGTTGCATTGAAATGTAGCTCCCTTGAAAAGATCATGGTAAGGGATGTCATCACGGCAAAAGGAGATGAGGATATTGAAAGTGCTGCAAAGAAGATGGAACAGAATTTTATCTCCGCTCTTCCTGTTGTTGATGAAAATAACCGTATAACCGGCATCATTGGAAGTGATGAGATAAACAGGATGATAGGTGGGTGCCAGTAA
- a CDS encoding HTH domain-containing protein: protein MVDFACKEFEIEAVIKCGLNLTKAELQILKYFLQYGQDWLTTEKIAEELELNLSTVQRSVKKLYERKILIRSQNNMDGGGYFFVYKIKSKKDIHELIMEIVNSWVKRVDSELQSWADENQ, encoded by the coding sequence ATGGTTGACTTTGCCTGTAAAGAGTTTGAGATCGAAGCTGTAATTAAATGCGGACTGAACCTGACAAAAGCCGAACTACAGATATTGAAATATTTCCTGCAATACGGACAGGACTGGCTTACTACTGAAAAGATAGCTGAAGAGCTCGAACTTAATCTTTCAACTGTCCAGAGAAGTGTAAAAAAGCTTTATGAAAGAAAGATACTCATCCGTTCCCAGAATAACATGGACGGCGGAGGATACTTCTTTGTATATAAGATCAAAAGCAAGAAGGACATTCATGAGCTTATCATGGAGATAGTCAATAGCTGGGTCAAGAGAGTGGACAGCGAATTGCAGTCATGGGCAGATGAAAATCAGTAA
- a CDS encoding 4Fe-4S binding protein produces MLKITPYLGILVVIVSIAGLWFPLLGYFLLLVFATLLITSAFRGRWFCGNLCPRGSFNDFWVGKITKGKKIPKILRSYWVRVPIFMLMMGFMGYRLLNTHGLINQIGMVFVIMCLVTTTIALLAGTTFSPRTWCTICPMGTAQNLIGGSKYQLQTDESKCINCNKCEKVCPMQLDVHTNSEKPDCIKCGRCITACPTKALSFKA; encoded by the coding sequence GTGCTGAAAATTACTCCATATCTTGGAATCCTTGTCGTTATCGTATCCATTGCAGGACTGTGGTTCCCACTTCTGGGATATTTCCTGCTGCTTGTGTTTGCAACACTGCTTATAACAAGTGCATTCCGTGGAAGATGGTTCTGCGGAAACCTTTGCCCCAGAGGAAGTTTTAATGATTTCTGGGTCGGGAAAATAACCAAGGGAAAGAAAATACCTAAAATACTTAGGAGCTACTGGGTCAGAGTCCCCATATTCATGCTTATGATGGGATTTATGGGCTACAGACTTCTCAACACCCACGGACTTATCAACCAGATAGGAATGGTCTTTGTCATCATGTGTCTGGTAACTACTACAATTGCACTGCTTGCAGGAACCACATTCAGCCCACGTACATGGTGTACAATCTGCCCAATGGGAACTGCACAAAACCTCATCGGTGGAAGCAAGTACCAGCTCCAGACAGATGAATCAAAGTGCATCAACTGTAACAAGTGTGAGAAGGTCTGCCCAATGCAGCTCGATGTCCACACAAACAGTGAAAAGCCGGACTGTATCAAGTGCGGAAGATGCATTACAGCATGTCCAACGAAAGCGCTGTCATTTAAAGCCTGA
- a CDS encoding DUF2115 domain-containing protein codes for MNTSELLSKLQKDSRSISNADISLARAYAMEAVEHVPEPYKTIYSSDYFVFLYESFLEIQKCRSHEIVIQEINPEDYESALSSINEKNDTDDRKKDAMNRFITIVHIYLTFIVKKPLHPVGMVFPGGLKITEDGTFYYCPVKDKQTETGISFCEFCICKDSEEQK; via the coding sequence ATGAACACTTCAGAACTCCTTTCTAAGCTCCAAAAAGACAGCCGAAGCATCAGCAATGCAGACATCAGTCTTGCAAGAGCTTATGCCATGGAAGCCGTGGAGCATGTTCCGGAGCCTTACAAAACAATCTATTCTTCCGATTACTTTGTTTTTCTCTATGAGAGTTTCCTGGAAATCCAAAAATGCAGGTCGCATGAAATAGTAATACAGGAAATAAATCCTGAAGACTATGAATCAGCTCTTTCCAGCATAAATGAGAAAAACGATACTGATGACAGAAAAAAAGATGCTATGAATCGCTTCATTACTATTGTTCACATCTACCTTACTTTTATAGTCAAAAAACCACTGCATCCGGTAGGAATGGTGTTTCCCGGAGGTCTGAAAATAACTGAGGATGGCACATTTTATTATTGCCCGGTAAAGGATAAACAAACAGAAACCGGTATTTCGTTCTGTGAGTTCTGTATTTGTAAAGACAGCGAAGAACAGAAATGA